From Salinirubellus salinus, the proteins below share one genomic window:
- a CDS encoding ABC transporter ATP-binding protein, protein MTLAIEADGLVKEYGDVRALDGLSFEVEPGEFFGLLGPNGAGKTTFINVLVGLARATGGRAEVFGHDVESEYREARNRIGLAPQEFNVDRFFPIHEVLEHKAGYHGVPPAEAAERAATALKTVGIWEKRDTRFDWLSGGMKRRFLLARALVTDPDLLILDEPTAGVDVQLRRDLWRLIERLNAEGTTILLTTHYIEEAERLCDRVAIVDSGRKVEVATPDELRSRGTDTLVLTLESPAVGLPDLSFDGVHEASVDGRELRVVADSAGAVAADVIRTLDDAGIAVADMDVRRASLEEVFVDMTRLDEEATTDYERNGHDGDAESVEAER, encoded by the coding sequence GTGACACTCGCCATCGAGGCAGACGGGCTGGTGAAGGAGTACGGCGACGTGCGGGCGCTGGACGGGCTCTCGTTCGAGGTGGAGCCGGGGGAGTTCTTCGGCCTGCTCGGGCCGAACGGGGCCGGCAAGACGACGTTCATCAACGTCCTCGTCGGCCTCGCCCGGGCGACGGGCGGCCGCGCCGAGGTGTTCGGCCACGACGTCGAATCGGAGTACCGCGAGGCCCGGAACCGTATCGGTCTCGCCCCGCAGGAGTTCAACGTCGACCGCTTCTTCCCCATCCACGAGGTGCTGGAACACAAGGCCGGCTACCACGGCGTCCCGCCCGCCGAGGCGGCCGAGCGCGCCGCGACGGCCCTGAAGACGGTCGGCATCTGGGAGAAGCGCGACACCCGTTTCGACTGGCTCTCGGGCGGGATGAAACGCCGGTTCCTGCTCGCCCGCGCGCTCGTCACCGACCCCGACCTGCTCATCCTCGACGAGCCGACGGCGGGCGTGGACGTCCAGCTCCGGCGTGACCTCTGGCGGCTCATCGAGCGGCTGAACGCCGAGGGGACCACCATCCTGCTCACCACCCACTACATCGAGGAGGCCGAACGGCTCTGCGACCGGGTCGCCATCGTCGACTCGGGTCGGAAGGTGGAGGTGGCGACGCCGGACGAACTCCGCTCGCGGGGGACGGACACGCTCGTCCTGACGCTCGAATCGCCCGCCGTCGGCCTCCCCGACCTCTCGTTCGACGGCGTCCACGAGGCGAGCGTCGACGGCCGCGAACTGCGGGTGGTCGCCGACAGCGCCGGTGCGGTGGCGGCGGACGTGATCCGCACGCTCGACGACGCCGGCATCGCGGTGGCGGACATGGACGTCCGGCGGGCCTCGCTCGAGGAGGTGTTCGTCGACATGACGCGGCTGGACGAGGAGGCGACGACCGACTACGAGCGGAACGGCCACGACGGCGACGCCGAGAGCGTGGAGGCCGAGCGATGA
- a CDS encoding ABC transporter permease codes for MSTGTTNVLDSVFGTGFRSLLKREILRFVRRPRNTFLPPAITNVLYFSVFGVILGGRIREIQGFDYILFILPGLVVLGAVSNAFENSSFSIFHGRWNEYINEVLTSPLSYTSQVFAYVAAAALRGVVVGFIIVGVGLVFVPFAIDGGSVSVERPFYLVAFMLVITTLFAGFGVLGGLWARDFDYLTVLNQFILRPLTFFGGVFYSLDILPPLYRTLSLLNPMVYMVNGVRYGFLGYADVDPNASLVVLTLLTAAVLGVAVVLFRRGYGIID; via the coding sequence ATGAGCACCGGCACCACGAACGTCCTCGACAGCGTCTTCGGTACCGGCTTCCGGTCGCTGCTCAAGCGCGAGATCCTCCGGTTCGTCCGCCGGCCACGGAACACGTTCCTACCGCCGGCCATCACGAACGTCCTCTACTTCTCCGTGTTCGGCGTCATCCTCGGCGGACGCATCCGCGAGATACAGGGATTCGACTACATCCTGTTCATCTTGCCCGGGCTCGTCGTCCTCGGCGCCGTCTCCAACGCCTTCGAGAACTCCTCGTTCTCCATCTTCCACGGCCGGTGGAACGAGTACATCAACGAGGTGCTCACCTCGCCGCTCTCGTACACCTCGCAGGTGTTCGCGTACGTCGCCGCCGCCGCCCTGCGCGGGGTGGTGGTCGGCTTCATCATCGTCGGCGTCGGCCTCGTGTTCGTCCCGTTCGCCATCGACGGCGGGAGCGTGAGCGTCGAGAGACCGTTCTACCTCGTCGCGTTCATGCTCGTCATCACGACGCTGTTCGCCGGGTTCGGCGTCCTCGGTGGTCTCTGGGCGCGGGACTTCGACTACCTCACCGTCCTCAACCAGTTCATCCTCCGGCCGCTCACGTTCTTCGGTGGCGTCTTCTACTCGCTCGACATCCTCCCGCCGCTCTACCGCACGCTCTCGCTCCTGAACCCGATGGTCTACATGGTCAACGGGGTGCGCTACGGCTTCCTCGGCTACGCCGACGTCGACCCGAACGCCTCGCTCGTCGTGCTGACGCTCCTGACGGCGGCGGTGCTCGGCGTCGCGGTGGTGCTGTTCCGACGCGGCTACGGCATCATCGACTGA
- a CDS encoding DUF5611 family protein: MEEYKMRRGEYLEERVPDLEGTIEDYFGPITSTQEFKGSDLYVVDEPKNPVFEKVVAGAVAYSGKKDKLAVDFVERDLQDLMETGDVDAAGDANTAKNEFLLECTGRDAKSRRESMKRAVEDDETPDNV, from the coding sequence ATGGAAGAGTACAAGATGCGGAGAGGGGAGTACCTCGAAGAGCGCGTACCGGACCTGGAAGGGACGATCGAGGACTACTTCGGCCCCATCACGAGCACGCAGGAGTTCAAGGGGAGCGACCTCTACGTCGTCGACGAGCCGAAGAACCCCGTCTTCGAGAAGGTCGTCGCCGGTGCCGTCGCCTACTCGGGCAAGAAGGACAAGCTCGCCGTCGACTTCGTCGAGCGGGACCTGCAGGACCTGATGGAGACGGGCGACGTCGACGCCGCTGGCGACGCCAACACCGCGAAGAACGAGTTCCTGCTCGAGTGTACCGGCCGCGACGCCAAGTCCCGCCGCGAGTCGATGAAACGTGCGGTCGAGGACGACGAGACGCCTGACAACGTCTGA
- a CDS encoding DUF7093 family protein, producing MGLRCSLFGHTFTETDARRDREVRGDEVVTVVKTVERCSNCGAERVVSENKEVVSVVDADDVEEPEARTDETGAGNEAEAAVDADAEDGPDEESTPTDGAAATDEPATDAGGEAGAEDGADDEESATAPDLDPDADPEAEDVEFITETDGSLGGGDEVDVDVDEEAPEGGIGGMAARSGAYGDPDEASGASDPVPDTGDEAADEDAEILGEAEQRGDRAPGQWPDDPDATDEPWEPGELGGGPGTEPEPDDEVAEPAPVDPSPAPSSGPAAESATDSLHCPACGHTVSTEGSYRAGDACPECHGDYLEAPSE from the coding sequence ATGGGGCTCAGGTGTTCGCTGTTCGGCCACACCTTCACCGAGACGGACGCCCGACGGGACCGAGAGGTCAGGGGTGACGAGGTCGTCACCGTCGTCAAGACCGTCGAACGGTGCAGCAACTGTGGGGCCGAGCGCGTCGTGAGCGAGAACAAGGAGGTCGTCTCCGTCGTCGACGCCGACGACGTCGAGGAGCCGGAGGCGCGGACGGACGAGACCGGGGCGGGGAACGAAGCCGAGGCAGCGGTCGACGCCGACGCCGAGGACGGGCCGGACGAGGAATCGACCCCGACGGACGGGGCGGCCGCGACCGACGAGCCGGCGACCGACGCCGGTGGCGAGGCCGGCGCCGAGGACGGAGCGGACGACGAGGAGTCGGCGACGGCACCGGACCTCGACCCCGACGCCGACCCCGAGGCGGAGGACGTGGAGTTCATCACGGAGACCGACGGATCGCTCGGCGGGGGCGACGAGGTGGACGTGGACGTCGACGAGGAGGCGCCGGAGGGCGGCATCGGGGGGATGGCCGCGCGTTCGGGTGCCTACGGCGACCCCGACGAGGCGAGCGGGGCCAGCGACCCCGTCCCGGACACGGGCGACGAGGCCGCCGACGAGGACGCGGAGATACTCGGCGAGGCGGAACAGCGTGGCGACCGCGCGCCGGGGCAGTGGCCGGACGACCCCGACGCGACGGACGAGCCGTGGGAGCCGGGCGAACTCGGCGGCGGCCCCGGCACCGAACCCGAGCCGGACGACGAGGTGGCCGAGCCGGCGCCCGTCGACCCGTCCCCTGCACCCTCGTCGGGGCCGGCGGCCGAGTCGGCCACCGACTCGCTCCACTGTCCGGCCTGCGGACACACGGTGTCGACGGAGGGTTCCTATCGGGCCGGAGACGCCTGTCCCGAGTGCCACGGCGACTACCTCGAGGCACCGTCGGAGTAG
- a CDS encoding MarR family transcriptional regulator has product MQAKREFRDRDGAQVTVLDALVDRHEEGMTVFGLRSRTDLDIDAIESALAELKEAGLIRVEKERGSTRIYPDERVIPDPNEEAEPSFLEWLRGKLPF; this is encoded by the coding sequence ATGCAGGCCAAGCGGGAGTTCCGCGACCGCGACGGCGCGCAGGTCACGGTGCTCGACGCACTCGTGGACCGGCACGAGGAGGGGATGACGGTGTTCGGCCTCCGCTCGCGGACCGACCTCGACATCGACGCCATCGAGTCGGCGCTCGCGGAACTCAAGGAGGCGGGGCTCATCCGCGTCGAGAAGGAGCGCGGGTCGACCCGCATCTACCCGGACGAGCGGGTCATCCCCGACCCGAACGAGGAGGCGGAGCCGTCGTTCCTCGAGTGGCTCCGGGGGAAACTGCCGTTCTGA
- the ygfZ gene encoding CAF17-like 4Fe-4S cluster assembly/insertion protein YgfZ: protein MTLVGDLHEAHGATFRDVDGARVVEDYGRPERTHRAVRNVVGVTEMGYGVVEVTGEDRVEYVDNVVSNRVPDEDGEGVYGLLLEPEGGVRADLYCFTAGERLLLFTPPSLAGEIADEWAERTFIQDVEVREATTDFGVFGVHGPKATEKVASVFSTQTPDRQLTFERGVLGDSGATVVRTDGLTGEEGYEVVCAAEDAEDVFDTLLTRGMNAAPFGYRTWETLTLEAGTPLFATELRGNVPNVVGLGNAVDYEKGCFVGQEVVSRVHNRGRPSRRLVGIEFEAGDAVPEAGATLTHDGDEVGSVTRAAESPSLERPVALAFADYGFEGETVDVDGAGAATVATLPFVEGSDESARRPRY, encoded by the coding sequence ATGACACTGGTCGGGGACCTCCACGAGGCCCACGGAGCGACGTTCCGCGACGTCGACGGCGCCAGGGTGGTCGAGGACTACGGCCGGCCCGAGCGGACCCACCGTGCGGTCCGCAACGTCGTCGGCGTCACCGAGATGGGCTACGGCGTCGTCGAGGTGACCGGCGAGGACCGCGTCGAGTACGTCGACAACGTCGTCTCGAACCGCGTCCCGGACGAGGACGGCGAGGGCGTCTACGGGCTCCTGCTGGAACCCGAGGGCGGCGTCCGGGCGGACCTCTACTGCTTCACCGCCGGCGAGCGACTGCTCCTCTTCACGCCCCCGTCGCTGGCCGGCGAGATCGCCGACGAGTGGGCCGAGCGCACCTTCATCCAGGACGTCGAGGTACGCGAGGCGACGACCGACTTCGGCGTCTTCGGCGTCCACGGCCCGAAGGCCACCGAGAAGGTCGCCTCGGTGTTCTCGACACAGACGCCGGACCGGCAACTCACGTTCGAGCGCGGGGTGCTCGGCGACAGCGGCGCGACGGTCGTCCGGACCGACGGCCTCACCGGGGAGGAGGGGTACGAGGTGGTCTGCGCCGCCGAGGACGCCGAGGACGTCTTCGACACCCTCCTCACCAGGGGGATGAACGCCGCGCCGTTCGGCTACCGGACGTGGGAGACGCTCACGCTGGAGGCCGGGACGCCGCTGTTCGCCACCGAACTCCGAGGGAACGTCCCGAACGTCGTCGGCCTCGGGAACGCCGTCGACTACGAGAAGGGCTGTTTCGTCGGGCAGGAGGTGGTCTCGCGGGTCCACAACCGCGGGCGCCCGTCGCGCCGACTCGTCGGAATCGAGTTCGAGGCCGGCGACGCCGTGCCGGAGGCTGGCGCGACGCTCACCCACGATGGGGACGAGGTCGGGTCGGTCACCCGCGCCGCCGAGAGTCCGTCGCTGGAACGGCCCGTCGCGCTCGCGTTCGCCGACTACGGCTTCGAGGGGGAGACGGTCGACGTCGACGGCGCGGGCGCGGCCACCGTCGCCACCCTGCCGTTCGTGGAGGGGTCCGACGAGTCGGCCCGTCGGCCGCGGTACTGA
- a CDS encoding geranylgeranyl reductase family protein, producing MWDFVVVGAGPAGSRFARTAAERGRSVLVLEKGEVGRPLACSGHVSLDLWEFVPERYHDELFQNAIHGARFHLGGPGSREYPFYTDDPISNAVDRVRLDEVLAEVAGEAGADVREGHTVTSVAERYDRVVVEAKGPDGVERFEARMVVGADGPRSRVRSELGLPEPEEFLHGVLGFDFEPDHQDFVDVHLTVPRFFAWRIPRGDAGVEYGLAVAPGDDAPGRFEELCEGYGVEMDERCSGLIPIGPPDRVTGDRSLLVGDAAAQTKPFTGGGILYGMRAADIAAREVDPNDPASLARYEEGWRAELARDQWLGTVVRAGYSFPEPVQRAGMRLFSGKIAVHMDRPTTLFSPAQLRALLE from the coding sequence ATGTGGGACTTCGTCGTGGTCGGTGCCGGTCCCGCCGGGTCGCGGTTCGCCCGCACGGCCGCCGAGCGTGGCCGCTCCGTGCTGGTCCTCGAGAAGGGCGAGGTGGGCCGTCCGCTCGCGTGTTCGGGCCACGTCTCGCTCGACCTCTGGGAGTTCGTCCCCGAGCGATACCACGACGAACTGTTCCAGAACGCCATCCACGGCGCCCGGTTCCACCTCGGCGGACCGGGGTCGCGCGAGTACCCGTTCTACACCGACGACCCAATCTCGAACGCCGTCGACCGGGTGCGACTCGACGAGGTGCTCGCCGAGGTGGCGGGCGAGGCGGGTGCGGACGTCCGCGAGGGCCACACCGTCACGAGTGTCGCGGAGCGCTACGATCGGGTCGTCGTGGAGGCGAAGGGACCGGACGGCGTCGAGCGGTTCGAGGCCCGGATGGTCGTCGGTGCCGACGGCCCACGATCGCGGGTCCGCTCGGAACTCGGCCTCCCCGAACCCGAGGAGTTCCTCCACGGCGTCCTTGGGTTCGATTTCGAGCCGGACCACCAGGACTTCGTGGACGTCCACCTCACCGTCCCACGGTTCTTCGCGTGGCGCATCCCGCGGGGCGACGCGGGCGTCGAGTACGGGCTGGCGGTGGCGCCCGGCGACGACGCACCGGGCCGGTTCGAGGAGCTGTGCGAGGGCTACGGCGTCGAGATGGACGAGCGGTGTTCCGGGCTCATCCCCATCGGCCCGCCAGACCGGGTGACCGGCGACCGCTCGCTGCTCGTCGGTGACGCCGCCGCCCAGACCAAGCCGTTCACCGGCGGCGGCATCCTCTACGGGATGCGCGCGGCCGACATCGCCGCCCGCGAGGTGGACCCGAACGATCCCGCCTCGCTGGCGCGCTACGAGGAGGGCTGGCGCGCCGAACTCGCCCGCGACCAGTGGCTCGGGACGGTGGTCCGCGCGGGCTACTCGTTCCCCGAACCCGTCCAGCGGGCGGGGATGCGGCTGTTCTCCGGGAAGATCGCGGTCCACATGGACCGGCCGACGACGCTGTTCTCGCCGGCGCAGTTGCGGGCGTTGCTGGAGTGA
- a CDS encoding WD40/YVTN/BNR-like repeat-containing protein, whose amino-acid sequence MHAYAAMRSTVHRVGESGHEVVFDDADVECLASVGDTLLFGTLDDGLYRSADGCETFRRVDPPGMASRVTSVAVSAHDPDVCWAGTEPSAVWRSEDGGRSWAECEGLADLPSEPEWYFPPRPRTHHARWLEPDPHDPQRLYVGVEAGAFVLATAPDGWDAPIEWHDRPPGSRRDNHTLATHLDAEGRVYAAAGDGYAESLDGGRSWTALMDGLDHRYVWSLAVDPGDPDVRVVSAASGANAAHRRGESYVYRKASDATWERVGEGLPTGEGVFRAVLARGTAVGELAAVNDHGVYRSGDGGRSWEPLVEWPDEYRGEPPRGLVVR is encoded by the coding sequence ATGCACGCGTACGCCGCGATGCGGTCGACGGTCCACCGGGTCGGCGAGAGTGGGCACGAGGTGGTGTTCGACGACGCCGACGTGGAGTGTCTGGCGAGCGTCGGCGACACCCTGCTCTTCGGGACGCTCGACGACGGCCTCTACCGGAGTGCGGACGGGTGTGAGACGTTCCGCCGGGTCGACCCGCCGGGGATGGCTTCACGGGTCACCTCGGTCGCCGTCTCGGCACACGACCCCGACGTCTGCTGGGCCGGGACGGAACCCTCCGCGGTCTGGCGCAGCGAGGACGGCGGTCGGTCGTGGGCCGAGTGCGAGGGGCTGGCCGACCTCCCCAGCGAACCGGAGTGGTACTTCCCGCCGCGGCCCCGCACCCACCACGCGCGCTGGCTGGAACCGGACCCGCACGACCCGCAGCGCCTCTACGTCGGCGTCGAGGCGGGCGCGTTCGTGCTCGCGACGGCACCCGACGGCTGGGACGCCCCGATCGAGTGGCACGACCGCCCGCCGGGGTCGCGCCGGGACAACCACACGCTCGCCACCCACCTCGACGCCGAGGGGCGGGTCTACGCGGCGGCAGGCGACGGCTACGCCGAGTCGCTGGACGGTGGCCGGTCGTGGACCGCGCTGATGGATGGACTGGACCACCGCTACGTCTGGTCGCTCGCCGTGGACCCCGGCGACCCGGACGTGCGGGTGGTCTCGGCGGCCAGCGGCGCGAACGCCGCCCACCGCCGTGGTGAGAGCTACGTCTACCGGAAGGCCAGCGACGCCACGTGGGAGCGGGTCGGTGAGGGGCTCCCGACCGGCGAGGGCGTCTTCCGGGCCGTCCTCGCCCGCGGGACCGCGGTCGGGGAACTCGCGGCCGTGAACGACCACGGCGTCTACCGGAGTGGGGACGGCGGCCGGTCGTGGGAGCCGCTCGTCGAGTGGCCGGACGAGTACCGCGGGGAACCACCGCGGGGACTGGTCGTCCGCTGA
- the uvrA gene encoding excinuclease ABC subunit UvrA gives MTKDYIEVRGAAEHNLKDVDVRIPREEFTVVTGLSGSGKSSLAFDTVYAEGQRRYIESLSAYARNFLGQMDKPQVEGVEGLSPAISIDQKNAANNPRSTVGTVTELHDYLRLLYARVGTPHCPECGREVGEQSAQNMVRRILELPEGTKAKIAAPVVRDQKGAFADLFDELVAEGYARVEVDGEEFDLATKKPELDENYRHSVDIVVDRVKVSEDARSRITDSVETALEEADGLLKLILPDPPEGVGDEFGSRERRTGDLAGEDDGRLVVAFSEDLACTHCGIDLPEIETRSFSFNSPHGACPECEGIGETKEVDEDLVVQDPSKPLKDVFEPWSYNRKYYRRQLDNVAEHFGVSVDTPFEELDDDVQRQFLYGTDRIVDFSWRTKNGTREKSERFEGVMGNLSRRYVETDSDRARNHIEKFMATTDCPACDGTRLKPASRSVLFQETPITEVSRLSIGDALEHFEGMEADLTERERVIAEEILKEIRARLGFMTEVGLDYLTLDREASTLSGGESQRIRLATQVGSGLVGVLYVLDEPSIGLHQRDNDRLLDTLCGLRDLGNTLVVVEHDEETMWRADQVIDMGPGPGKRGGEVVVDGTVEDVMDTPESVTGDYLAGRRAIPVPEERRDPTEFLTVRGARQHNLKELDVPVPLEAFTAITGVSGSGKSTLLHEILYKGLVKRMNNTDVNPGAHDDIEGIEHVETVRLIDQSPIGRTPRSNPATYTNVFDHIRELFAETKLSKQRGYEKGRFSFNVKGGRCEACGGQGTVKIEMNFLSDVYVPCEECDGARYNDETLDVTYKDATISDVLDMEVDEAFEFFEGHSGIRRRLELLQDVGLGYMRLGQPSTTLSGGEAQRVKLAEELGKKDSGNTLYLLDEPTTGLHSEDERKLIDVLQRLTDAGNTVVVVEHELDLVKNADHIVDLGPEGGENGGELVASGTPEEVARTEASHTGRYLRDLLPAVELEGPRSDREKRAEEADTEADTEAEAEATGDD, from the coding sequence ATGACGAAGGACTACATCGAGGTCCGAGGGGCCGCGGAACACAACCTCAAGGACGTCGACGTCCGCATCCCGCGCGAGGAGTTCACCGTCGTCACCGGGCTGTCGGGGTCGGGGAAGTCCTCGCTCGCTTTCGACACCGTCTACGCCGAGGGGCAGCGCCGCTACATCGAGTCGCTCTCGGCGTACGCACGGAACTTCCTCGGGCAGATGGACAAACCGCAGGTGGAGGGTGTCGAGGGGCTCTCGCCCGCCATCTCCATCGACCAGAAGAACGCCGCGAACAACCCCCGCTCGACGGTCGGGACCGTCACCGAACTCCACGACTACCTCCGCCTCCTCTACGCCCGCGTCGGGACGCCGCACTGCCCGGAGTGTGGCCGCGAGGTGGGCGAGCAGAGCGCCCAGAACATGGTCCGTCGCATCCTCGAACTCCCCGAGGGGACGAAGGCCAAGATCGCCGCGCCGGTCGTCCGCGACCAGAAGGGCGCGTTCGCGGACCTGTTCGACGAACTCGTCGCCGAGGGGTACGCCCGCGTCGAGGTGGACGGCGAGGAGTTCGACCTCGCGACGAAGAAGCCGGAACTGGACGAGAACTACCGCCACTCGGTCGACATCGTCGTCGACCGCGTGAAGGTGAGCGAGGATGCACGCTCGCGCATCACCGACTCCGTCGAGACGGCGCTGGAGGAGGCCGACGGCCTGCTGAAGCTCATCCTGCCGGACCCGCCCGAGGGCGTCGGCGACGAGTTCGGGTCCCGGGAACGCCGCACGGGCGACCTCGCGGGCGAGGACGACGGCCGCCTCGTCGTCGCGTTCTCCGAGGACCTCGCCTGCACGCACTGTGGCATCGACCTCCCCGAGATAGAGACCCGGTCGTTCTCGTTCAACTCCCCGCACGGCGCCTGTCCGGAGTGTGAGGGCATCGGCGAGACGAAGGAGGTCGACGAGGACCTCGTCGTGCAGGACCCCTCGAAACCCCTGAAGGACGTGTTCGAGCCGTGGTCGTACAACCGGAAGTACTACCGCCGGCAGCTGGACAACGTCGCCGAGCACTTCGGCGTCAGCGTGGACACCCCGTTCGAGGAGCTGGACGACGACGTCCAGCGCCAGTTCCTCTACGGCACCGACCGTATCGTGGACTTCTCGTGGCGCACGAAGAACGGCACCCGGGAGAAGTCCGAGCGGTTCGAGGGCGTGATGGGCAACCTCTCGCGGCGCTACGTCGAGACGGACTCCGACCGTGCCCGGAACCACATCGAGAAGTTCATGGCCACGACCGACTGCCCGGCGTGTGACGGGACGCGGCTCAAGCCCGCCTCGCGGTCGGTGCTGTTCCAGGAGACGCCCATCACCGAGGTCAGTCGGCTCTCCATCGGCGACGCGCTCGAGCACTTCGAGGGGATGGAGGCCGACCTGACCGAGCGCGAGCGGGTCATCGCCGAGGAGATCCTGAAGGAGATCCGCGCGCGCCTCGGATTCATGACCGAGGTCGGCCTCGACTACCTGACGCTGGATCGGGAGGCCTCCACCCTCTCCGGTGGCGAGAGCCAGCGCATCCGGCTGGCGACGCAGGTCGGCTCCGGGCTCGTCGGCGTGCTCTACGTGCTGGACGAGCCCTCCATCGGCCTCCACCAGCGGGACAACGACCGGCTGCTGGACACGCTCTGTGGCCTGCGTGACCTCGGGAACACGCTCGTCGTCGTCGAACACGACGAGGAGACGATGTGGCGGGCCGACCAGGTAATCGACATGGGGCCGGGGCCGGGCAAGCGCGGTGGCGAGGTCGTCGTCGACGGCACCGTCGAGGACGTGATGGACACGCCCGAGTCCGTCACTGGCGACTACCTCGCGGGCCGACGAGCCATCCCCGTTCCCGAGGAGCGCCGCGACCCGACCGAGTTCCTCACCGTGCGGGGTGCCCGTCAGCACAACCTCAAGGAACTGGACGTCCCCGTCCCGCTGGAGGCGTTCACCGCCATCACGGGCGTCTCGGGGTCGGGCAAGTCCACGCTGCTCCACGAGATACTCTACAAGGGCCTCGTCAAGCGGATGAACAACACCGACGTGAACCCCGGCGCCCACGACGACATCGAGGGCATCGAGCACGTCGAGACGGTACGACTCATCGACCAGTCGCCCATCGGCCGGACGCCCCGCTCCAATCCGGCGACCTACACCAACGTCTTCGACCACATCCGCGAGCTGTTCGCCGAGACGAAGCTCTCGAAACAGCGTGGCTACGAGAAGGGCCGCTTCTCGTTCAACGTCAAGGGCGGCCGGTGCGAGGCCTGCGGCGGCCAGGGGACGGTGAAGATCGAGATGAACTTCCTCTCGGACGTCTACGTCCCCTGCGAGGAGTGTGACGGGGCACGCTACAACGACGAGACGCTCGACGTGACCTACAAGGACGCCACCATCTCGGACGTGCTCGACATGGAGGTGGACGAGGCGTTCGAGTTCTTCGAGGGGCACTCGGGTATCCGCCGGCGGCTCGAGCTCCTGCAGGACGTGGGGCTGGGCTACATGCGACTCGGCCAGCCCTCCACGACGCTCTCGGGCGGGGAGGCCCAGCGTGTGAAACTCGCGGAGGAGCTCGGCAAGAAGGACTCGGGCAACACGCTCTACCTGCTGGACGAGCCGACGACCGGCCTGCACTCGGAGGACGAACGGAAGCTCATCGACGTGCTCCAGCGACTCACCGACGCCGGGAACACCGTCGTCGTGGTCGAGCACGAACTGGACCTCGTGAAGAACGCGGACCACATCGTCGACCTCGGGCCGGAGGGTGGCGAGAACGGCGGCGAACTGGTCGCGTCGGGCACGCCCGAGGAGGTCGCCCGGACCGAGGCCTCCCACACGGGCCGGTACCTCCGCGACCTGCTCCCTGCAGTGGAACTGGAGGGGCCGCGCTCGGACCGGGAGAAGCGGGCCGAGGAGGCCGACACCGAGGCGGATACGGAGGCCGAAGCGGAAGCGACCGGGGACGACTAG
- a CDS encoding ester cyclase, which translates to MSETELETNEEIARAYPERVANERALDLLDELLTEDFVEHGPLGDENGIPEARAGMEQLLGAFPDFTATVEDLVASGDTVAMRVTLRGTHEGPFAGIEATGNTIEVQNMVFSRIEGGRIAERWVVPDTLSMLQQLGVVDFEFQTP; encoded by the coding sequence ATGAGCGAGACGGAACTGGAGACGAACGAGGAGATAGCGAGAGCGTATCCGGAGCGTGTCGCGAACGAGCGGGCGCTGGACCTGCTCGACGAGCTGCTGACCGAGGATTTCGTCGAACACGGCCCGCTCGGGGACGAGAACGGCATTCCAGAGGCACGGGCGGGGATGGAGCAGTTGCTCGGGGCGTTCCCCGACTTCACGGCGACCGTCGAGGACCTCGTGGCGAGCGGTGACACCGTCGCGATGCGGGTCACCCTCCGCGGGACGCACGAGGGGCCGTTCGCCGGCATCGAAGCGACCGGGAACACCATTGAGGTCCAGAACATGGTGTTCAGCCGCATCGAGGGCGGCCGCATCGCCGAACGCTGGGTGGTCCCCGACACGCTGTCGATGTTGCAGCAACTCGGTGTGGTCGACTTCGAGTTCCAGACCCCGTAG
- a CDS encoding MaoC family dehydratase, giving the protein MEYYEDIEVGDVIEYGSKTVTKAEIIEFATKFDPQPFHLDEEAAKESLFGGLAASGWHTASICMRLLVDGVLSEQASQGAAGVDELRWKRPVRPGDTLSIEVEVLSKEPDPNDPTRGRMRSRLTGFNQDDEAVISWVGLGMVERREPAEE; this is encoded by the coding sequence ATGGAGTACTACGAGGACATCGAGGTGGGAGACGTGATCGAGTACGGGTCGAAGACGGTGACCAAGGCGGAGATAATCGAGTTCGCCACGAAGTTCGACCCGCAACCGTTCCACCTCGACGAGGAGGCCGCGAAGGAGTCGCTGTTCGGTGGGCTCGCCGCGTCGGGGTGGCACACCGCGAGCATCTGCATGCGCCTGCTGGTCGACGGGGTGCTCTCCGAGCAGGCGAGTCAGGGCGCGGCGGGCGTCGACGAACTCCGGTGGAAGCGGCCGGTCCGGCCGGGCGACACCCTCTCCATCGAGGTGGAGGTGCTCTCGAAGGAACCGGACCCGAACGACCCGACGCGGGGTCGGATGCGCTCGCGGCTGACCGGGTTCAACCAGGACGACGAAGCGGTCATCTCGTGGGTGGGCCTGGGGATGGTCGAGCGTCGCGAACCGGCCGAGGAGTGA